TTATATACATTTGGAGTTCATAGAAGACAAAAGAATAAATTTTTTATTGCATTCAGAGGTTTATTTAATCAAGAAAAGATAGGCACACTTAATTTATTTTCTATAAAGGGGGATGACAAATTTCTGGATATTTTTTATGGATATAGGAAACCTCTACAAAATATCATAACAAGATATGAAGAAAATGGTGTCATGAAAGCATATACCTTTTCAAGGGTGTATTACATAGAATTTAGATTTAAAAAAGGTAGTGTATTTTGTTATATTAAAGGAATGTCTCGTTTGATTAGGAAGGAAAAATTAGAAACACAATATAGTCAATTTTTACTTGAACTGATAATCAATTTAGAAAAAGAAGTATATAAATTCTACAATAAGAATTTACTAGATG
This is a stretch of genomic DNA from Borrelia coriaceae. It encodes these proteins:
- a CDS encoding DUF226 domain-containing protein — protein: MKSVLARLKEKKLEIKDKVKSKNLFTKIEKIDNKTIYHTKIMNDLYTFGVHRRQKNKFFIAFRGLFNQEKIGTLNLFSIKGDDKFLDIFYGYRKPLQNIITRYEENGVMKAYTFSRVYYIEFRFKKGSVFCYIKGMSRLIRKEKLETQYSQFLLELIINLEKEVYKFYNKNLLDGGLINKWIKRTLR